A region of Cellulophaga sp. RHA19 DNA encodes the following proteins:
- a CDS encoding PorP/SprF family type IX secretion system membrane protein — protein sequence MFKFKYIYCLLLVMVLTNVSAQEVNPYLSYDVPSQNLLKYNRFLINPTFSTVREDKSYINLLHRNQSVQFTDNNQNYFLSYSGRVNDRTGLGLSIYQQTAGTLTNYGVLANYAYGVKLSDKSNFTFGANMSYYASGLDKSRVNAADPDDPFLTGQRDNLLQFQPGVNLSYDKFDIGLYAENLFDYNLKTSESITEFADKTFSGHLQYTHQFDKTSGILEQGRLMPLARVRKAGQEDIVLGGSLILDLPKLGWAQVGYDDHYGAAAGLGFNLNKRLSLGYTMEKGISGDLDNFGVTHEISVAYSFTPNLTEDRVMLEDDSDDELAFNEEDTNLEEELESEKFEELKNRLAENDQVLAELMYRQDSLEVNRQRDLETRFERVLRMVRSETKGTRPDLEEKAKKMYFINNDDNAVAENLNNKPNGIEKDATDVVTPNTSTSGYQNTANNNPDTAVKNSAVVKDATTTNSAIANNTTSTAVKKTASSIKRRKFKNLDGVEEGYYVIANVYKGQGYLNKFIKDLEDNGLSADYIKDPKTGLKYVYLERYDTWKEAEAAHNSQLNGAYSYDMWIMNVDNDTNTDSRYNNTAYAGTTQDKTKILTRDKYSNDNPKFRNPVQKDNVAGAFPTPQVVKFNGVDSGYYIIANVFASAKNANNFVRLLNKQGLHASYFINPENNYRYVYLKKHGTWNNALLSYYSNINSSYQDRMWIMRVTQNNIA from the coding sequence ATGTTTAAGTTTAAGTACATATACTGTCTATTATTAGTGATGGTGCTAACCAATGTTAGTGCCCAAGAGGTTAATCCATACCTATCATACGATGTTCCATCGCAGAACCTTTTAAAATACAATAGGTTCTTAATAAACCCTACGTTTTCAACGGTAAGGGAAGACAAGTCGTACATAAACTTATTACATAGAAACCAATCGGTACAGTTTACAGATAATAATCAAAATTACTTTTTAAGTTATAGTGGTCGTGTTAACGATCGTACAGGTTTAGGTCTAAGTATATACCAGCAAACTGCTGGTACCTTAACAAACTATGGTGTATTAGCCAACTATGCTTATGGTGTAAAACTTAGTGATAAAAGTAATTTTACTTTTGGAGCTAATATGTCATACTACGCAAGTGGTTTAGATAAAAGTAGAGTAAATGCTGCCGATCCAGACGATCCGTTTTTAACAGGTCAAAGAGACAATTTATTACAGTTTCAGCCTGGTGTTAACTTGTCTTATGACAAATTTGATATTGGTTTATATGCAGAAAACTTATTTGATTACAATCTTAAAACAAGCGAATCTATAACAGAATTTGCAGATAAAACATTCTCTGGTCACTTACAGTACACACATCAATTTGATAAAACATCTGGTATTTTAGAACAAGGTAGATTAATGCCTTTGGCTAGAGTACGTAAAGCTGGTCAAGAAGATATTGTACTTGGAGGTAGCCTAATATTAGATTTACCTAAACTTGGATGGGCCCAAGTTGGTTATGATGACCATTATGGTGCCGCTGCAGGTTTAGGTTTTAATCTAAACAAAAGATTATCGTTAGGGTATACTATGGAAAAAGGTATCTCTGGAGATCTAGATAACTTTGGTGTTACTCATGAAATATCTGTAGCATATTCTTTTACTCCTAATTTAACTGAAGATAGAGTAATGTTAGAAGATGATAGTGATGATGAATTAGCTTTTAATGAAGAAGATACAAACCTAGAGGAAGAATTAGAATCTGAAAAATTTGAAGAACTTAAAAATCGATTAGCAGAAAACGATCAGGTATTGGCAGAGCTAATGTATAGACAAGATTCTTTAGAAGTAAACAGACAAAGAGATCTAGAAACAAGGTTTGAAAGAGTGTTACGTATGGTACGTAGTGAAACTAAAGGTACAAGGCCTGACTTAGAAGAAAAGGCTAAAAAAATGTATTTCATTAATAATGATGATAATGCAGTTGCAGAAAACTTAAATAATAAACCAAATGGTATAGAAAAAGATGCAACTGATGTTGTTACACCTAATACCTCAACTTCTGGTTACCAAAATACAGCTAACAATAATCCTGACACTGCTGTAAAAAATTCAGCTGTTGTTAAAGATGCAACTACCACAAATAGTGCAATTGCTAACAATACTACTTCTACTGCTGTTAAAAAAACGGCTTCATCAATAAAAAGAAGAAAGTTTAAAAACTTAGATGGTGTAGAAGAGGGTTACTACGTAATTGCTAATGTTTACAAGGGTCAAGGTTACTTAAATAAATTTATAAAAGATTTAGAAGACAACGGACTATCTGCAGATTATATTAAAGATCCAAAAACAGGACTTAAGTATGTGTATCTAGAAAGATATGATACTTGGAAAGAAGCAGAAGCAGCACATAACTCGCAACTTAATGGCGCATATAGTTATGATATGTGGATAATGAATGTAGATAATGATACCAATACAGATAGTAGATATAACAATACTGCTTATGCGGGTACAACGCAAGATAAAACTAAAATATTAACAAGGGATAAGTACAGTAATGACAATCCTAAGTTTAGAAATCCTGTACAAAAAGACAATGTTGCAGGTGCTTTTCCAACGCCACAAGTTGTAAAATTCAACGGTGTAGATTCTGGTTATTACATTATTGCTAACGTATTTGCAAGTGCTAAAAACGCAAACAATTTTGTAAGGTTATTAAATAAGCAAGGCTTACATGCTAGCTATTTTATAAACCCAGAAAACAACTACAGGTATGTATACTTAAAAAAGCACGGTACTTGGAACAATGCTTTACTGTCTTACTATTCTAATATTAATAGCTCTTACCAAGATCGCATGTGGATTATGAGAGTAACTCAAAACAACATAGCGTAA
- a CDS encoding gliding motility-associated C-terminal domain-containing protein: protein MRTTPTTSLLVLLLLFTFSVTTTAQILNAPEPIADPSGGGSSGWTAACASSGFNSYWVNFTWINAPAVNSDNKFILELSDANGNFGSPVALATLDDKNANYDFNIQFALPTDTRGENYKIRVKSTSPEKVSPSAGPYSMYYVDFNSPILMSQDGNGNIPSGGTIEVCDGTAITMAPHNVPNASTYLYNWYRSGTLLSEKGPSLTTTQAGMYSVQIDYGTICSGSASTDSNIIEVTTGTSLGVALNTPSKTSLCSTETETLTANISGQGLTYVWYKDDVAITSPTVDNHTYTVDGSSAGFEGNYAVEISGTGACLERSATVSITTASNVTLTRDNEANLVILPTKTKTLQVTSSSSAVTYAWYKDGTVISGETTNTLVVNSAGEYFARITDNGGSCPFTIDSDKTTVVSPASFNIEIDYTAAYTDCQNTTTTLDVKTIEAVAADGTKTDVTADLKNEFTYQWKKNSVAVSGETSNSISLSDITTNGDYTLNASISGYSATDSNTLGVVLLTSETVTIAASSATFCNPSNPVVISTTTTLAGETFTWYKDGVSFNTTDETLNSTETGTFVLEVLKNGCPLRSNEVVISPLNEDLITLDSSDPVILVEGQTKTISASGGTSYQWLDAANVELSTSATVSLTAEGTYTLIAKIDDCEVIKQFTVSYKDTFNVPNVVTPNGDGKNDLWILPNSYSNNPNATVIIYNSNGEEILNEKGYKNNWPTSTMSFPKQNMVFYYKILDDKGGQKQGTITIIR from the coding sequence ATGAGAACAACACCTACTACATCTCTTTTGGTACTTTTATTGTTATTTACCTTTTCGGTAACAACAACTGCCCAAATTTTAAATGCTCCAGAGCCCATTGCCGACCCAAGCGGTGGTGGTTCTAGCGGATGGACTGCCGCTTGTGCGTCTTCCGGATTTAACTCTTACTGGGTAAATTTTACCTGGATTAATGCCCCAGCTGTAAACAGCGACAACAAATTTATTTTAGAATTATCTGATGCCAACGGTAACTTTGGTAGCCCTGTAGCACTTGCTACATTAGATGATAAGAATGCTAATTATGATTTTAACATTCAGTTTGCCTTACCTACAGATACTAGAGGTGAGAACTACAAAATACGAGTAAAAAGTACAAGTCCAGAAAAAGTGAGTCCGTCAGCAGGGCCTTATTCTATGTACTATGTAGACTTTAACTCGCCAATACTAATGAGTCAAGATGGAAATGGCAACATACCATCTGGCGGAACAATAGAAGTTTGCGACGGGACAGCAATAACTATGGCTCCACATAATGTACCAAACGCCAGTACTTATTTATACAACTGGTATAGAAGCGGTACATTATTATCAGAAAAAGGACCTTCTTTAACAACAACACAAGCAGGTATGTATTCTGTACAAATAGACTATGGAACAATTTGTTCTGGTTCTGCAAGTACAGACTCTAACATTATAGAGGTTACAACAGGTACAAGCTTAGGTGTAGCATTAAATACACCAAGTAAAACAAGCCTTTGCTCTACAGAAACAGAAACACTAACAGCAAATATATCTGGACAAGGATTAACGTATGTTTGGTATAAAGACGATGTTGCTATTACTAGCCCAACCGTAGATAACCACACATATACAGTAGATGGTTCATCTGCAGGCTTTGAAGGTAACTATGCAGTAGAAATTAGTGGTACAGGAGCTTGTTTAGAGCGCTCTGCAACAGTTTCTATTACTACAGCATCTAATGTTACTTTAACTAGAGATAATGAGGCTAACCTTGTTATTTTACCAACTAAAACAAAAACATTACAAGTAACTAGTAGCAGTAGTGCTGTTACTTATGCTTGGTACAAAGACGGTACAGTAATTAGCGGTGAAACAACAAATACGCTAGTAGTTAATAGTGCAGGAGAATATTTTGCACGTATTACAGACAATGGAGGTAGTTGCCCATTTACTATAGATTCTGACAAAACAACAGTAGTAAGTCCAGCTTCTTTTAACATAGAAATAGATTATACAGCTGCTTACACAGACTGCCAAAACACAACAACAACATTAGATGTAAAAACAATTGAAGCTGTTGCAGCAGATGGTACAAAAACAGATGTTACAGCAGATTTAAAAAATGAATTTACATACCAATGGAAAAAGAATAGTGTAGCTGTTTCTGGTGAAACAAGTAACTCAATTTCTTTATCTGATATTACAACTAACGGAGATTACACGTTAAACGCTAGTATTAGTGGTTATAGTGCTACAGACTCTAATACATTAGGTGTAGTATTATTAACGTCAGAAACAGTTACAATTGCAGCAAGTAGTGCTACTTTTTGTAACCCAAGCAACCCAGTAGTTATAAGCACTACAACAACTTTAGCAGGTGAAACATTTACTTGGTATAAAGATGGTGTTAGCTTTAATACTACAGATGAAACTTTAAATAGTACAGAAACAGGAACTTTTGTTCTAGAAGTACTAAAAAATGGCTGTCCGTTACGTTCTAACGAAGTTGTTATTTCTCCATTAAATGAAGATTTAATTACACTAGACAGCAGTGATCCAGTTATTCTTGTAGAAGGACAAACTAAAACAATATCTGCAAGCGGTGGTACAAGTTACCAGTGGTTAGATGCAGCTAATGTAGAATTAAGCACAAGTGCAACTGTTAGTTTAACAGCAGAAGGTACTTACACGCTTATAGCAAAAATAGACGACTGTGAAGTTATAAAACAATTTACAGTCTCATACAAAGATACTTTTAATGTTCCTAATGTAGTTACTCCAAACGGTGATGGTAAAAATGACCTATGGATACTACCAAATTCTTATTCTAATAACCCCAATGCAACTGTTATTATTTACAATAGTAACGGTGAAGAAATTTTAAATGAAAAAGGCTACAAGAACAATTGGCCAACTTCAACTATGAGTTTCCCTAAGCAAAATATGGTTTTTTATTATAAGATTCTTGATGACAAAGGTGGTCAAAAACAAGGGACTATAACAATCATAAGATAA
- a CDS encoding SPFH domain-containing protein — protein MGDYLYIPMIVFLVFVIFSAAFSVKQQSAAIIETFGKFSSIRQSGLHFKIPFIQRIAGRLSLKIQQLDVIIETKTLDDVFVKLKVSVQYKVIKDKVYDAFYKLDYPHDQITSYVFDVVRAEVPKMKLDDVFVKKDDIALAVKAELNDAMMDYGFDIIRTLVTDIDPDPQVKIAMNRINAADREKTAAQYEGDAARILIVEKAKAEAESKRLQGQGIADQRREIARGLEESVEVLNKVGINSQEASALIVVTQHYDTLQSIGQETNSNLILLPNSPQAGSQMLNDMVASFTASNMIGENMKKANNNPKPKKLDQPKKD, from the coding sequence ATGGGAGATTATTTATACATACCAATGATCGTATTTTTGGTATTTGTTATTTTTTCTGCAGCTTTCTCTGTTAAACAACAAAGTGCCGCTATTATTGAAACATTTGGTAAATTTAGTAGTATTAGACAATCTGGTCTACACTTTAAAATACCATTTATACAAAGAATAGCAGGAAGACTAAGTTTAAAAATTCAGCAGTTAGATGTAATTATTGAAACAAAAACTTTAGACGATGTATTTGTGAAATTAAAAGTTTCTGTACAATACAAAGTAATAAAAGATAAAGTGTATGATGCATTTTATAAATTAGATTATCCTCATGACCAAATAACATCTTATGTATTTGATGTTGTACGTGCTGAAGTTCCAAAAATGAAATTAGATGACGTTTTTGTTAAAAAAGATGATATTGCATTGGCTGTAAAAGCTGAATTGAATGATGCTATGATGGATTATGGTTTTGATATAATTAGAACCTTAGTAACTGATATTGATCCGGATCCGCAAGTAAAAATTGCGATGAACCGTATTAATGCTGCAGACAGAGAAAAAACTGCTGCACAATATGAAGGTGATGCTGCACGTATTTTAATTGTAGAAAAAGCAAAAGCTGAAGCAGAAAGTAAGCGTTTACAAGGTCAAGGTATTGCAGACCAACGTAGAGAAATTGCTCGTGGATTAGAAGAATCTGTAGAAGTATTAAATAAAGTTGGTATAAATTCTCAAGAAGCTTCTGCCCTAATTGTTGTAACTCAGCATTATGATACTTTACAATCTATAGGACAAGAAACAAATAGTAATTTAATACTATTACCAAACTCACCACAAGCTGGTAGCCAAATGTTAAATGATATGGTTGCATCATTTACAGCAAGTAATATGATTGGTGAAAATATGAAAAAAGCAAACAATAATCCTAAGCCTAAAAAATTAGATCAACCTAAAAAAGATTAA
- a CDS encoding glutamine--tRNA ligase/YqeY domain fusion protein → MNEGEKSLNFIEHIIEEDLKNGFSKENLRFRFPPEPNGYLHIGHASSICLNFGLGLRYNAPVNLRFDDTNPAKEEQEYVDAIKKDVTWLGFKWEQECFASDYFQKLYDWAIFLIKQNKAYVDSQSSDAMAQQKGTPTTPGVASPFRDRSVEENLDLFNRMKNGEFKEGEHVLRAKIDMSSSNMLMRDPLMYRILHKAHHRTNTDWCIYPMYDWTHGESDYLEQVSHSFCTLEFAMHRELYDWFLDQVYDAEKTRPKQREFARRNLSHTIVSKRKLLKLVEEGVVKSWDDPRMPTISGMRRRGYTPESIRNFVDTIGIAKRDNLIDVSLLEFHVREHLNKITTRVMGVLDPVKVVITNYPEGQEEWLDIENNPEDADSGSRKIPFSREIYIEKEDFREEANKKFFRLKLGKEVRLKGAYIIKAESCTKDTDGNITEIQCTYDTLSKSGSGTEESLRKVKGTLHWVSVKHAIESEVRLYDRLFTDESPDTHKEKDFMEFVNPNALQVIKGFVEPSLKEAKIGDRFQFQRIGYFNIDTDSTQENLVFNKTVGLRDSWAKIAEKK, encoded by the coding sequence ATGAATGAAGGCGAAAAATCATTAAATTTTATAGAGCACATTATCGAAGAAGACCTGAAAAACGGTTTCTCAAAAGAGAATTTACGTTTTCGTTTTCCACCAGAACCTAACGGGTACTTACATATAGGACACGCAAGTTCTATATGTTTAAATTTTGGTCTTGGTTTGCGTTATAATGCACCTGTAAATCTGCGTTTTGACGATACAAACCCAGCTAAAGAAGAACAAGAATATGTAGACGCAATTAAGAAAGATGTTACCTGGTTAGGCTTTAAATGGGAGCAGGAGTGCTTTGCATCAGATTATTTTCAGAAGTTGTATGATTGGGCAATTTTTCTTATAAAGCAAAATAAAGCATATGTAGACAGTCAGTCTTCTGATGCTATGGCTCAACAAAAGGGAACACCCACAACTCCTGGTGTTGCTAGTCCTTTTAGAGACAGGTCTGTAGAAGAAAATCTAGACCTTTTTAACCGTATGAAAAATGGCGAGTTTAAAGAAGGAGAACACGTTTTGCGTGCTAAAATAGATATGAGTTCTTCTAATATGCTAATGAGAGACCCTCTTATGTACCGTATTTTACATAAAGCGCATCATAGGACTAATACAGATTGGTGTATTTATCCTATGTATGATTGGACTCATGGAGAAAGTGATTATTTAGAGCAAGTTTCTCACTCTTTTTGTACACTAGAATTTGCTATGCATAGAGAGTTATATGACTGGTTTTTAGACCAAGTTTATGATGCTGAAAAAACAAGACCTAAACAAAGAGAATTTGCCAGACGTAACTTAAGTCATACCATAGTTAGTAAAAGAAAATTACTAAAACTGGTAGAAGAAGGAGTTGTAAAATCTTGGGATGACCCACGTATGCCTACTATTTCTGGTATGCGAAGAAGAGGGTATACACCAGAATCTATCCGTAATTTTGTAGATACTATAGGTATTGCAAAAAGGGATAACCTTATAGATGTGTCTTTATTAGAGTTTCATGTACGTGAGCACTTAAATAAAATTACAACTAGAGTTATGGGTGTTTTAGATCCTGTAAAAGTGGTCATTACCAATTATCCAGAAGGACAAGAAGAGTGGTTAGACATAGAAAATAATCCTGAGGATGCTGATTCTGGCAGTAGAAAAATACCTTTTTCTAGAGAAATTTATATTGAAAAAGAGGACTTTAGAGAAGAAGCTAACAAAAAATTCTTTAGGCTAAAACTTGGTAAAGAGGTACGTTTAAAGGGAGCTTACATAATAAAGGCAGAATCTTGCACAAAAGATACCGATGGGAATATTACTGAAATTCAATGTACGTATGATACTTTAAGTAAAAGTGGAAGTGGCACTGAAGAAAGTTTACGTAAAGTAAAAGGAACATTACATTGGGTTTCTGTAAAACACGCAATAGAATCTGAAGTTAGATTGTATGATAGGTTATTTACAGATGAAAGTCCGGATACCCATAAAGAAAAAGATTTTATGGAATTTGTAAATCCTAATGCTTTACAAGTAATTAAAGGATTTGTAGAACCAAGTTTAAAAGAAGCAAAAATTGGTGACCGTTTTCAATTTCAAAGAATAGGTTATTTTAATATTGATACGGATAGTACTCAAGAAAATTTAGTTTTTAATAAAACAGTTGGTTTAAGAGATTCTTGGGCAAAAATTGCAGAAAAGAAGTAG